The proteins below come from a single Torulaspora delbrueckii CBS 1146 chromosome 5, complete genome genomic window:
- the GCN2 gene encoding serine/threonine-protein kinase GCN2 (similar to Saccharomyces cerevisiae GCN2 (YDR283C); ancestral locus Anc_5.298) yields MSRSHLTLDQYYEIQKNELEAIESIYVGDFVSLTKRRSAWDKQPQLIFEITLRSTDKEPVESSLTLHITLPPLYPHTAPEITFKNVNNVMDRQLKSLREGFQQIHRESKGQEMIFDVTSLVQEKMDESQHLANTQSLTDERLQRIKEIKEKVQREEEEEEQQIQEKKVYDQLMIDEIVKKELEKRQIDDDNALFNPGTSIDLLPPQEWTNTGQAIVFNENIKAKLPNNSMYKFRAVVNPKSVTLRTDLFCFAEQYLVKPYIPPESPLAEGLIASEMMENFCYLLTEIKFDNAYFNTSNGKKAISNLEKELETALRINHDNVNKIYAYTVDRTRSNSSTFVWKIRLLTEYSHSYPIGEIIESAGFINLATARVWMIRLLEGLESLHKSGMTHKCISLQTVRLIKDADFGTTIPKLMHPSYGYTILDMISHHPNTSGPPVEMPCCPWQAPELEKFPSSKPQRMTDIWQSGVLFLQIINGVDTVFNYSSPQDFLDSTTMDDSLHDFLEKMLKLDGKKRLSPLELLPMRFLRTNIDPSLNKFALGQGSSTVLARKSFSESLSVKSRTASQSSGRRRSFNVGSRFSFTNPAARSRYATDFEEIAVLGEGAFGQVVKARNTLDSRYYAVKKIKHTEEKLSTILSEVMLLASLNHQYVVRYYAAWLEEDFDDSVFDEEDDETSEDVEEDSSELLYNDSSLYRNNTIGDVDNSGWDFISGSGYPEIEFANSGVNQEGTNNDDDDDSSSTNSEDKSSSESESGSGLIMRPSAQIKRQSSTNRKKKSTLFIQMEYCENRTLYDLINTENLNKQRDAYWRLFRQILEALSYIHSQGIIHRDLKPMNIFIDESRNIKIGDFGLAKNVHKSLDILRQDSQSQAGSTDNLTSAIGTALYVATEVLSGNGHYNEKIDMYSLGIIFFEMIYPFSTGMERVNILKNLRLPTVEFPADFDEARLKTEKSIIKLLLEHNPDKRPGAQALLNSGRLPVKHQDESMKEALKSLASPSSPWQQQVRETLFSQAYSLTNDILYDNVQSCTTPFAQILRSKMTEEVVKIFRRHGGVENNEPPRLFPKAPIYGTQNVYEVLDKGGTVLQLQYDLTYPMARYLSKNPNCVSKQFRLQHVYRPPSHSKSSVEPKKFGEIDFDIISSSSADSPYYEAESIKVIDEILTAFPHFEKTNTAIVLNHADILESVFNYANIDKAQRSFVSRSLSQLGFAKSFKEIKSDLKSQLNISSTALDDLELFDFRLDFEAAKKRLHKTMVDSPYLRKVEESLQYILKVINFLKPLDVTRNIIIAPLSNYNSGFYRDGIMFQAVYDDGSSRSLVAAGGRYDTLIAYFSRPSGDRGNNTQRAVGFNLAWETIFGIAQSYFKLAKGSKVKKRNKFLKDSAIDWKPSRCDVFVSCFSNSILNTLGVEIISQLWKKGISADFLRNCYTVDDVVSGAQRDGVEWIILIKQQTYTLPNHKRKYKPLKVKKLGSDMDVDLSLDEFFTLYHQETGTDNLLNEHSPIGDGIDEAKRWDDGSSGGGSQKGEEDEIVAGPTKQKVVYVPNPATRSKKASKREKWVYEDDARDAATSIVNSLVTAPVITVDVLRNETLEMISITSLNQKDEWLRKIIGTGSNSTPRSFATNIYNSLSKEAARGTKWAIIFCQKTGKSCVTDLQR; encoded by the coding sequence ATGTCAAGAAGCCATCTTACATTAGATCAGTACTACGAAATACAGAAAAATGAACTGGAAGCAATTGAATCCATTTATGTGGGAGATTTTGTCAGTTTGAcgaaaagaagatctgCGTGGGACAAACAGCCACAGCTTATATTTGAGATAACTCTTCGGTCTACAGATAAAGAGCCCGTCGAGTCATCTTTAACATTGCATATTACTTTGCCCCCTCTATACCCACATACAGCACCAGAGATCACTTTCAAGAATGTTAATAATGTTATGGATCGAcaattgaaatctttgagaGAAGGTTTTCAACAGATACACAGAGAATCTAAAGGTCAAGAGATGATATTTGATGTCACATCTTTagttcaagaaaagatggaTGAATCTCAACATTTGGCTAATACTCAATCCTTGACAGATGAAAGATTGCAGCGTATAAAGGAAATTAAAGAGAAAGTTcagagagaagaagaagaagaggaacagCAAATAcaggagaagaaagtttaCGATCAACTTATGATTGATGAGAttgtgaagaaagagcttgaaaaaaggcaaattgatgatgacaatgCTTTGTTCAATCCTGGGACGTCAATCGATCTATTACCTCCACAGGAATGGACTAATACTGGTCAAGCAATAGTTTTCAATGAGAACATCAAGGCCAAGCTACCCAACAATTCCATGTACAAATTCAGGGCCGTGGTCAACCCGAAGTCAGTGACTCTGAGGACAGATCTGTTCTGCTTTGCCGAGCAGTACCTAGTGAAGCCTTACATACCACCAGAATCACCATTAGCTGAAGGTTTGATTGCATCAGAAATgatggaaaatttttgttATCTTTTAACGGAAATTAAGTTTGACAATGCTTATTTCAATACAAGTAATGGCAAGAAAGCTATATCAAATCTCGAGAAAGAATTAGAAACCGCGCTGCGAATAAATCACGACAATGTCAATAAAATATACGCATACACTGTTGACCGAACGAGAAGTAATAGTTCCACATTTGTTTGGAAAATTAGATTGTTAACAGAGTATTCGCATTCATATCCAATTGGTGAAATCATTGAATCGGCAGGATTTATCAACTTAGCCACTGCCCGTGTTTGGATGATCAGATTACTGGAAGGATTGGAGTCTTTGCATAAATCAGGCATGACACACAAGTGTATATCACTTCAGACAGTTAGACTAATAAAGGACGCCGATTTCGGCACGACAATTCCCAAGCTGATGCATCCGTCCTATGGATATACCATACTTGATATGATTTCACATCATCCTAATACTAGTGGTCCACCTGTTGAGATGCCATGTTGCCCTTGGCAAGCACCTGAACTGGAAAAGTTTCCTAGCAGCAAACCACAGAGAATGACAGACATTTGGCAATCTGGTGTTCTTTTTCTCCAGATAATAAACGGAGTTGATACAGTGTTCAACTATTCCTCACCTCAGGATTTCCTCGACTCAACTACCATGGATGACAGTCTCCACGACTTCCTAGAAAAGATGTTAAAATTGGATGGCAAGAAGCGTCTATCTCCGTTGGAACTACTACCTatgagatttttgagaacAAATATCGATCCCTCCCTTAACAAGTTTGCCTTGGGTCAGGGCAGCAGCACAGTGTTAGCAAGAAAATCTTTTTCAGAATCATTGAGTGTCAAATCGAGAACTGCCTCACAGTCTAGTGGACGGCGCAGATCCTTCAACGTAGGATCGCGATTCTCTTTTACAAACCCTGCTGCTCGTTCTAGGTATGCTACAGATTTTGAGGAAATAGCAGTACTTGGTGAAGGTGCATTCGGTCAAGTTGTCAAAGCTCGCAATACCTTGGACAGCAGGTATTATGCAGTCAAAAAAATCAAGCACACAGAGGAAAAGCTTTCTACTATTCTTAGTGAGGTCATGCTTCTTGCAAGTTTGAACCATCAATACGTCGTCCGTTACTACGCAGCTTGGTTGGAggaagattttgatgacTCAGTgttcgatgaagaggatgatgagactTCTGAAGacgttgaagaagacagCTCGGAGCTATTGTACAATGATTCGAGCTTATACAGAAATAATACGATAGGAGACGTTGACAACAGTGGTTGGGATTTCATTTCAGGATCAGGATATCCTGAGATCGAATTTGCAAACAGTGGGGTCAATCAAGAGGGCACCAacaatgacgatgacgatgattCCTCGAGTACGAATAGTGAGGACAAATCAAGCAGCGAAAGTGAGAGTGGCTCAGGTTTGATCATGAGACCCTCCGCTCAGATCAAGAGGCAATCGTCAACCAAtagaaagaaaaagagtACACTGTTCATCCAAATGGAATACTGCGAGAATAGAACCTTGTACGATTTAATCAACACTGAAAATCTCAATAAGCAACGCGATGCATACTGGAGGTTGTTTCGTCAGATTCTAGAGGCACTCAGCTACATTCACTCGCAAGGTATTATCCACAGAGATTTAAAACCAATGAATATTTTTATTGATGAGTCAAGGAATATCAAAATTGGTGATTTCGGATTGGCAAAAAACGTCCATAAATCACTTGACATCCTGAGACAGGATTCACAGTCTCAGGCTGGAAGTACTGACAACTTGACTTCCGCAATCGGTACTGCGCTATATGTGGCCACTGAAGTTCTTAGCGGAAATGGGCATTATAACGAGAAAATTGACATGTACTCCTTGGGAATCATATTTTTTGAGATGATTTATCCTTTCAGTACAGGTATGGAACGAGTAAATATTCTCAAAAACTTAAGGTTGCCAACAGTTGAGTTTCCCGCTGATTTTGATGAGGCAAGGCTCAAGACGGAAAAGAGTATCATAAAACTACTACTGGAGCACAATCCCGACAAGAGACCCGGAGCTCAGGCATTGCTTAACAGCGGTCGTTTGCCGGTAAAGCATCAAGATGAATCTATGAAAGAGGCGCTCAAGAGTTTGGCTAGTCCATCTTCACCCTGGCAGCAGCAGGTGAGGGAGACGCTTTTCTCTCAAGCGTATAGTTTAACAAACGACATACTGTACGATAATGTTCAGTCATGCACTACACCTTTTGCTCAAATATTGAGATCGAAAATGACAGAGGAGGTTGTGAAGATTTTCCGAAGGCATGGTGGAGTTGAAAACAACGAACCGCCTCGCTTATTCCCCAAGGCGCCTATTTATGGTACCCAAAATGTCTATGAAGTGCTAGACAAGGGAGGTACTGTACTTCAGTTACAATACGATTTGACTTATCCAATGGCTAGGTATCTGTCGAAAAACCCTAACTGCGTATCAAAGCAGTTCCGTTTGCAGCATGTTTATCGTCCCCCAAGTCATTCTAAGTCATCCGTAGAGCCTaaaaaatttggtgaaaTTGATTTCGATATAATTTCGAGTTCGTCAGCAGATTCACCCTACTACGAGGCGGAAAGTATCAAGGtgatcgatgaaattttaaCCGCTTTTCCCCATTTTGAGAAAACGAACACTGCTATAGTACTTAACCATGCTGACATATTGGAAAGCGTGTTCAATTACGCGAATATTGACAAAGCTCAACGATCTTTTGTTTCCCGGTCCTTGTCGCAACTTGGCTTTGCCAAGTCCTTTAAGGAAATAAAAAGTGATCTCAAGTCGCAATTGAACATATCCTCAACCGCTTTGGATGATTTAGAGCTATTTGATTTTCGATTGGACTTTGAGGCGGCTAAAAAGAGGTTACATAAAACCATGGTCGATAGCCCTTACTTGCgtaaagttgaagaatcgCTACAATATATTTTAAAAGTTATCAATTTCCTCAAACCTTTGGATGTGACTAGAAATATTATTATTGCACCACTGAGTAATTATAATAGTGGATTTTACCGGGATGGTATCATGTTTCAAGCAGTCTACGACGACGGATCTTCAAGGAGCCTTGTTGCGGCGGGCGGAAGGTACGATACTTTGATTGCCTACTTCTCTCGTCCCTCCGGTGATAGAGGTAATAATACTCAAAGAGCAGTGGGATTCAATCTGGCATGGGAGACCATCTTTGGCATAGCACAAAGCTACTTCAAGCTCGCGAAAGGAAGCAAGGTCAAGAAGCGTAATAAATTTCTGAAAGACTCGGCGATCGACTGGAAACCCAGTAGGTGTGATGTATTCGTCtcatgtttctcaaattctATTTTGAATACTCTTGGCGTTGAAATCATAAGCCAGTTGTGGAAGAAGGGAATTTCCGCTGATTTCTTGCGGAATTGTTACACAGTCGATGATGTCGTTTCTGGAGCACAAAGAGACGGTGTAGAATGGATAATTCTCATCAAGCAGCAAACCTACACATTGCCCAATCACAAGAGGAAATACAAGCCCCTGAAGGTCAAAAAGTTGGGCAGTGACATGGATGTGGATCTGAGCTTGGATGAGTTCTTCACTCTCTATCACCAAGAAACGGGAACAGACAACCTTCTCAACGAGCACTCTCCAATAGGCGATGGTATCGATGAAGCTAAGAGATGGGATGACGGTAGTAGTGGAGGTGGTAGTCAGAAAGGCGAGGAAGACGAAATCGTTGCAGGTCCGACGAAGCAGAAGGTCGTGTACGTGCCGAACCCTGCCACAAGGTCAAAAAAGGCCAGTAAACGGGAAAAATGGGTATACGAGGACGACGCCAGAGATGCTGCTACCTCAATTGTCAATAGCCTGGTTACCGCACCTGTCATTACGGTTGATGTGCTTCGCAATGAGACTTTAGAGATGATCTCGATCACCTCACTGAACCAAAAAGATGAATGGTTAAGAAAGATTATTGGTACTGGTAGCAACTCTACGCCGAGAAGCTTCGCCACCAATATCTACAACAGTTTGTCCAAGGAGGCGGCAAGAGGAACTAAGTGGGCCATCATTTTCTGTCAAAAGACTGGTAAATCATGCGTTActgatttgcaaagatga
- the DPP1 gene encoding bifunctional diacylglycerol diphosphate phosphatase/phosphatidate phosphatase (similar to Saccharomyces cerevisiae DPP1 (YDR284C); ancestral locus Anc_5.297), giving the protein MSVNRLTFNMSPNSFFNRSAKWRLGDLLLLVVVVIVSYPVYHAKPFERQFTINDLTLSHPFTEHERVTDKMLFVYSFVLPLLTAAIMIAIFGDPKHRLYLVYISVLGLSLSVSLTSLFTNFIKNWIGRLRPDFLVRCQPKKGLPIDTLFYASEVCTSKFPDVLLDGFRATPSGHSSQSFAGLGYFYLWLCGQLLTESQSTGLWRKIFAFIPLLGASLIALSRTQDYRHHFVDVILGSILGYVIGHFTYHRYFPPISNPLAFKPLLDDSDVSLDLSLQPGQGAEIEPLTA; this is encoded by the coding sequence ATGAGTGTTAATCGTTTGACCTTTAATATGAGTCCAAATTCCTTCTTTAACAGGTCGGCAAAATGGAGATTAGGTGATTTGTTATTACTTGTTGTTGTGGTGATCGTCTCATATCCAGTGTACCACGCTAAACCCTTTGAAAGGCAGTTCACGATCAATGATTTAACGTTGTCGCACCCTTTTACTGAGCATGAGCGTGTTACCGATAAGATGTTGTTTGTTTACAGTTTTGTTCTCCCCTTACTAACGGCTGCTATCATGATAGCTATCTTTGGGGATCCAAAACATAGGTTGTACCTGGTGTACATCTCTGTCTTGGGATTAAGTCTTTCCGTTTCGTTGACATCGTTGTTCACtaacttcatcaagaactgGATTGGTAGATTGAGACCGGACTTTTTGGTACGTTGCCAACCTAAAAAAGGTTTACCCATTGACACTTTATTCTACGCGTCTGAAGTTTGCACTTCCAAGTTCCCTGATGTGTTACTGGATGGTTTCAGAGCCACTCCTTCTGGCCATTCTAGTCAGAGTTTTGCAGGTCTGGGATACTTTTACCTATGGCTGTGTGGTCAACTCTTGACAGAATCTCAAAGCACTGGTCTATGGAGAAAAATCTTTGCCTTCATTCCTTTGCTTGGAGCTTCATTGATTGCCCTCTCAAGAACCCAGGACTACAGACATCATTTCGTTGATGTGATCTTGGGATCCATCTTGGGTTACGTCATTGGCCATTTTACTTACCACAGATATTTCCCTCCAATCTCCAACCCACTTGCCTTCAAGCCTCTGCTTGACGATTCTGACGTAAGTTTGGATTTGTCATTGCAACCAGGGCAGGGTGCAGAAATTGAGCCATTGACGGCTTAG
- the ZIP1 gene encoding Zip1p (similar to Saccharomyces cerevisiae ZIP1 (YDR285W); ancestral locus Anc_5.296): MSNFFRDSSIGFKPRSNIFSKLRVKEPESHNGDSSTEADSSLMDDLFAQSHPNQSNNQSSVTVIGHSDGKQGQAELQLASSTPRVTRTTKTMGDNYIDEDELEITEVRGLLMGDKTSSAGNGGEEKVESGFANRINHKKDKVSLPFSANSLLGEREQQAADTSSNDVLLEAFNNTQKICSNLKQELQRQQTENSKLKSQIQVYQVDNEGILQKFSELKKLLNGLNERSRTLLDQKSSSDSALDELKGDYGKLKKKIDAYKSDIAELKVSITSFQSLKKDSDAELSKRSKEIDYLTRELNDCSGLLSEERLKNCSLVQEIGNLKTDFKESLSSHLNEKQGEINNRLKILEANLIQNITEGLSLQLLKTGEDSYKKVAEQFSATQEILTSVVQESTSGNSTSIIKELNNLHKLSIKCIDKSFENSQNESKRTFGQQISTQNDILKKQLEECKSELQDLVCGNGEKTSGKVEALADVLKLSIDGSSGKVSDQIKTLSESFTSYRKELMKCQEYESKLHDFESEISTLNLQKGQALSSLGVKEAQYEELSKKAGLQDAEMRKYKEIELELRAKVDTSIQEINALKNKWIKLNEDNITLKANSENKIIVQGEILKTLQSENETLKQKCEQLDGMRQQFESRNSSHNDKVQRINEQLQKLNVEMVQLKAHELELEEENRKLKSQIDDSRSNYEEATDEFKRLRQKVIVLEAEKQDSVREKIDLQDKNDELQSSVKTLKQKLNLVHKNELPIQKQQEVAKNEDELQLEERLAFDTRESVKKDNRKLDKRSHDHGEGDEFDLSSSLNDDLELTNPSPIQIKPLKTKRGKTKSMKPPNCSRKKLLLPDEDESSQLKHRWKKRRS; the protein is encoded by the coding sequence ATGtcaaacttcttcaggGACTCCTCGATAGGATTCAAGCCACGCTCGAACATATTCTCAAAGCTACGAGTCAAAGAACCAGAGTCCCATAATGGTGACTCGAGCACTGAAGCCGATTCGTCACTTATGGATGATTTGTTCGCCCAATCGCACCCGAATCAGTCCAACAACCAGTCATCTGTGACAGTTATTGGGCATTCAGATGGAAAACAAGGACAAGCTGAACTCCAGCTAGCTTCAAGTACACCAAGGGTTACGAGAACTACTAAGACAATGGGTGACAATTATatcgatgaggatgaacttgaaatcACTGAGGTGAGAGGACTTCTAATGGGCGACAAGACATCTTCTGCTGGTAAcggtggtgaagaaaaggttGAAAGCGGTTTTGCCAATAGAATTAATCATAAAAAGGATAAAGTGTCCCTACCCTTCAGTGCAAACTCACTTTTGGGGGAAAGAGAGCAGCAGGCGGCAGATACATCTTCCAACGATGTGCTATTGGAAGCATTCAATAATACTCAAAAGATATGCTCAAATCTTAAGCAAGAACTCCAGAGACAACAGACGGAAAACTCGAAATTAAAGTCTCAAATACAAGTCTATCAAGTGGACAACGAAGGGATTTTACAAAAGTTTTcagagttgaaaaagttaCTCAATGGACTAAATGAAAGGTCTAGAACTCTTCTGGATCAGAAGTCATCGAGTGATTCTGCATTAGATGAACTAAAAGGTGATTATGGGAaactcaagaagaagatagatGCATATAAGAGTGATATTGCAGAACTGAAGGTGAGTATAACATCATTTCAATCGTTGAAAAAGGATTCTGATGCCGAGCTTTCtaaaagatcaaaagaaATTGATTATTTGACCAGAGAACTAAATGATTGCTCTGGACTACTGAGCGAAGAAAGATTAAAGAACTGTTCTCTAGTTCAGGAGATTGGAAACCTGAAGACAGATTTTAAAGAGTCTCTTTCCAGTCACTTGAATGAAAAACAGGGAGAGATTAATAATCGtctcaaaattttggagGCCAATTTAATTCAGAATATCACAGAGGGCCTGAGCTTGCAATTGCTCAAGACAGGTGAAGATTCATACAAAAAGGTAGCAGAGCAATTCTCTGCCACCCAGGAGATATTGACGAGTGTCGTGCAAGAATCGACCTCTGGGAATTCCACTAGTATCATAAAAGAGTTGAACAATCTCCATAAATTGTCGATCAAATGTATAGACaagagctttgaaaatAGCCAAAATGAATCGAAGAGAACCTTTGGGCAGCAAATAAGTACTCAGAATGACATTTTGAAAAAGCAGCTCGAGGAATGCAAATCAGAGCTACAAGATTTGGTCTGCGGAAATGGCGAAAAGACGTCAGGCAAGGTTGAGGCGTTGGCCGATGTGTTAAAACTGTCAATTGACGGGAGTAGCGGCAAAGTTTcagatcaaatcaaaacaCTTTCTGAAAGTTTCACGTCTTACAGGAAAGAGCTAATGAAATGTCAAGAATATGAATCAAAGTTACATGACTTTGAGTCTGAAATTTCGACATTGAATTTGCAGAAAGGGCAAGCATTGAGTTCTCTCGGCGTTAAAGAAGCCCAATATGAGGAGCTGTCAAAGAAGGCAGGTCTACAAGATGCTGAAATGAGGAAATATAAGGAAATTGAGCTTGAATTGCGCGCAAAGGTTGACACCTcaatacaagaaattaatGCGCTTAAGAATAAATGGATTAAACTGAACGAAGATAACATAACCTTGAAGGCTAATTCGGAGAACAAGATTATTGTACAGGGAGAAATTCTCAAGACCCTACAATCGGAGAATGAAACCTTGAAACAAAAATGTGAACAACTGGATGGGATGAGACAGCAATTTGAGAGTAGAAACTCTTCGCATAATGATaaagttcaaagaattaACGAACAGCTGCAAAAGTTGAATGTAGAAATGGTTCAGCTGAAGGCACATGAGTTAGagctggaagaagaaaacagAAAGTTGAAATCCCAAATTGACGATAGCAGGTCCAATTATGAAGAAGCAACAGATGAATTCAAGAGACTGCGACAAAAAGTAATTGTACTTGAAGCGGAAAAGCAAGACAGCGTTAGAGAAAAGATAGATTTACAGGATAAGAATGATGAATTACAAAGTTCTGTCAAAACCTTGAAGCAAAAGCTGAACTTGGTACATAAGAATGAACTGCCCATCCAAAAGCAACAAGAAGTTGCTaaaaatgaagatgaactgCAGCTAGAGGAACGGTTGGCGTTCGATACCCGTGAGTCTGTTAAGAAGGACAACCGCAAGCTTGACAAGCGAAGTCATGATCATGGAGAAGGCGACGAGTTTGAtctatcatcatctttaaATGATGATCTTGAACTAACCAACCCATCCCCAATTCAAATCAAACCACTTAAAACTAAAAGGGGTAAAACCAAGTCTATGAAACCACCAAATTGCTCTagaaagaagctgctgctaccggatgaagatgaatcaTCCCAGCTTAAGCACAGGTggaaaaagagaagaagttAA
- the MGP12 gene encoding Mgp12p (similar to Saccharomyces cerevisiae YDR286C; ancestral locus Anc_5.295): MLDLFAWNGEIFISDKLTSGERKASYTPDRATMPSSNLVRLFHSSSRVCNYSNLNLTLFSKDNCGLCLKAKDVMNKILKDNDNLRNKANYTVVDIDDSKNKEWWDKYCFDIPVLHLEDRTKNDSLLKIFHKLDESETINKIENYK; this comes from the coding sequence ATGCTTGATCTATTTGCTTGGAATGGTGAAATCTTCATTTCGGATAAACTAACTTCGGGTGAACGAAAAGCTTCATACACGCCAGATCGAGCAACAATGCCGTCTAGCAACCTCGTCAGACTATTCCATTCgtcttcaagagtttgcAACTATTCTAATTTGAACTTGAcactcttttcaaaagataaTTGTGGTTTGTGCCTTAAGGCTAAGGATGTGATGAACAAAATACTCAAAGATAACGacaatttgagaaataaAGCCAATTACACAGTTGTGGATATTGATGATTCCAAGAACAAGGAATGGTGGGATAAATATTGCTTTGACATTCCAGTGCTTCACTTAGAGGATCGCACAAAGAATGATTCTTTGTTAAAGATTTTTCATAAACTCGATGAGAGCGAAACCATCAATAAGATTGAAAACTACAAGTAA
- the NSE3 gene encoding Smc5-Smc6 complex subunit NSE3 (similar to Saccharomyces cerevisiae NSE3 (YDR288W); ancestral locus Anc_5.293), with product MSSNDESDNTAAESTVSKVTLLARKLARVVLSVVESQNTIISRPRLQKMAKEIAEKEEYGTVRFNEIFQEMNAILNDVYGYELKTLPPRVANPAGDQPDSSSTKTQRYILLDNNASIDQLNDLILAQNESIYVQTVQNGEYIGDRLAFESTNTIDNKLSVDQDQTFKGLLSVILCTVLFSKNNILQQELFEHLQKFGVPTDGSPIPIINIPILELLKTLDKLEYLSRHQEHTDLDLETVTYRIGRRTQAEFPLDSLVLLIRNVMGITEQQAPNLREDIKKNVADAYPSSNNSSALS from the coding sequence ATGAGCTCCAACGATGAATCAGACAATACTGCTGCTGAATCTACAGTCAGTAAAGTTACTCTGCTGGCCAGGAAACTTGCAAGAGTTGTATTATCGGTAGTGGAGTCTCAAAACACTATCATCAGTAGACCACGTCTTCAGAAAATGGCTAAAGAAATCgctgagaaagaagaatacgGTACTGTCAGGTTCAAtgaaatcttccaagaaatgaatGCTATCCTAAACGATGTCTACGGTTACGAATTGAAAACATTACCTCCAAGAGTGGCCAATCCGGCCGGCGATCAGCCAgactcttcatcaacaaagacCCAACGGTACATTTTACTCGACAATAATGcgtcaattgatcaacttaATGACTTAATATTGGCACAGAACGAGAGCATTTACGTGCAAACGGTTCAAAATGGCGAATACATTGGAGATCGACTGGCCTTTGAATCAACCAACACCATCGACAACAAACTCAGTGTTGACCAGGatcaaaccttcaaaggCCTCTTGAGTGTGATATTATGCACAGTGCTTTTTAGCAAGAATAACATCCTACAACAAGAACTATTTGAACATTTACAAAAATTCGGAGTCCCAACTGATGGATCACCGATCCCAATCATCAACATACCTATTCTCGAACTACTCAAGACATTGGATAAACTAGAATACCTCTCCCGGCATCAGGAACATACCGATCTAGACCTCGAGACCGTTACGTACAGAATTGGCAGAAGAACACAAGCAGAATTCCCGCTGGACTCCCTCGTACTGCTCATAAGGAACGTGATGGGAATCACTGAACAGCAGGCTCCAAACCTACGAGAAgacatcaagaagaatgtCGCAGACGCTTATCCGTCTAGCAACAACAGCTCGGCCTTGTCGTGA